The Stomoxys calcitrans chromosome 3, idStoCalc2.1, whole genome shotgun sequence genome includes a region encoding these proteins:
- the LOC131995971 gene encoding uncharacterized protein LOC131995971 isoform X2: MKSMDHNEKKEEKTVYCENCNLAIPKNQWKNHISTNTHIDKCVKWLDKDVSCFGSSFQNRIESYKIKNSEINNLIPENFFKSIQEKVINIIQKALQKHESIKYNCTLHCNYILMKEKAEDEISLFTHHTKMLVLSPSSTLEEILNHYIENCNEIIKKMSEFQERDSGWTLIEIKHLEININKYTCLRGSQYINLPPKIRNKKACINVQNNDVYCFKWAIISALNPLPKEKKPHKCSNYKVTDIKAHIITLENNIILNFENMEFPLTINKIRVFELQNPDIKAEKSTHINLLLIEEDDKFHYIWIKNISRLLRSSITKNKNRIHFCNTCLTHVSSSSRLEKHKRECKKMVTTMPSDKDKILKFKNFKHKLDIPFSIYADFECILQPLEIQNSSKVKSVQKHIPFAYSYYIKCSFDSNLDKIKIYSGEDCTKHFFNSLVGEIVWIYNNYLSKVKPMNSLTSIQLQYQKEHPICHICEKSFLNTDVRVADHCHLTGEYRGPAHKNCNLEYQIANFVPVFFHNLSAYDSHLFVRELSSVVGDINILPLNKELYISISKRIYIDSNKSIEIRFLDSCKFMASSLEKLAGYLSDEDFNAVKSTFVNDSEFNLMKRKGVFPYDYLDSPERLEENALPPISNFFNKLTNEVCSEDDYTHAKNVWNTFKCNNLKDYLLLYLKVDVLLLCDVFENFRKVCKKIYNLDPCQYYTAPGLSWSAMLKTTGIELELLTDFEKYNFIVEGIRGGIVQCSKRFSVANNIYVSDYNPCQDSNFLIYLDVNNLYGYAMSQYLPYKNFEWVGNIEMFNLNDIKEDSEIGYILEVDLEYPSSLHDYHNDLPFCAENKKLGSMRQSKLVLNLNDKNNYIIHYKTLQQCIKHGLVLKKIHRILQFKQTNWLQKYIDLNNYHRTLAKNLFEQNFFKLLNNAVYGKTMENVDKRKCIKIVTNWESKGRKLGARALIAKPNFHSSLKISNDMVVIQMKKSHVEYNKPIYIGFTVLELSKWKMYDFHYNYMKIKFNQSTTLNYMDTDSFIYDIKTKNFYDDIRSDITKYFDTSAYPINNIYNFPLENKKVLGMMKDECGGKIMKEFIGLRSKMYSIKIDKVDEEIKKIKGVKHCVTAKLSTNDFKKCLFEQINYYDSMYVFRSKIHQLYTQHIHKLVLNYLDDKRFIRENGVDTYAWGHYKIKK; this comes from the exons ATGAAGTCAATGGAccacaatgaaaaaaaagaggaaaaaacggtatactgtgaaaattgcaatttAGCTATTCCAAAAAATCAGTGGAAGAATCATATCAGCACTAACACACACATCGATAAGTGTGTAAAATGGTTAGATAAGGATGTGTCTTGCTTTGGATCTAGCTTTCAAAATCGAATAGaaagttataaaataaaaaatagtgagatcaataacttgatacccgaaaactttttcaaatcaaTTCAAGAAAAAGTAATCAATATAATTCAAAAGGCGTTGCAAAAGCATGAATCTATTAAATATAATTGTACACTACATTGTAattatattttgatgaaagagaAAGCGGAAGATGAAATTAGTTTATTTACACATCACACAAAAATGTTGGTACTATCTCCCTCAAGTACActggaagaaattttaaatcattatattgaaaattgtaatgaaataattaaaaaaatgagtgAATTCCAAGAACGAGATAGTGGATGGACTTTAATCGAAATAAAACATCTAGAGATCAACATCAACAAATATACATGTTTGAGAGGATCTCAATACATAAATCTTCCTCCCAAAATAAGGAATAAAAAGGCTTGCATCAATGTGCAAAACAATGATGTCTATTGTTTTAAATGGGCAATAATATCAGCATTAAATCCACTTCCAAAGGAAAAGAAACCACATAAATGTAGCAACTACAAAGTAACGGACATTAAGGCACACATTATAACATtggaaaataatataatattaaattttgaaaacatggaATTTCCCCTTACCATAAATAAAATCAGAGTCTTTGAGTTGCAGAATCCTGATATAA AAGCTGAGAAATCAACTCACATCAATCTTCTCCTAATAGAAGAGGATGATAAATTTCATTACAtctggataaaaaatatatcaag attgTTGCGAAGTTCTAtaacaaagaataaaaatagGATTCATTTTTGTAACACCTGCTTAACTCATGTTTCTTCAAGTAGTAGACTAGAGAAACACAAACGTGAGTGTAAAAAGATGGTGACAACAATGCCATCAGATAAAGATAAAATActtaaatttaagaattttaaacataaattaGATATTCCATTCTCAATTTATGCTGATTTTGAGTGCATTCTTCAACCGTTAGAGATACAAAATTCAAGTAAAGTAAAATCAGTTCAAAAACATATTCCATTTGCATACAGTTATTATATCAAATGTTCATTTGATTCAAATTTAGACAAGATTAAAATTTATTCAGGTGAAGACtgtacaaaacatttttttaactcaTTAGTGGGAGAGATTGTATGGATTTATAACAATTATTTATCTAAAGTAAAACCAATGAATTCCTTAACATCAATTCAACTACAATACCaaaaggaacatccgatttgtCATATTTGTGAAAAGTCTTTTTTAAATACTGATGTTAGAGTAGCTGATCATTGTCATTTGACAGGTGAATACAGAGGACCTGCTcataaaaattgtaatttagagtatcaaatagcaaattttgttccAGTATTTTTTCATAATCTTTCAGCATATGATTCTCATTTGTTTGTTAGAGAACTCTCCTCTGTAGTTGGTGATATAAATATTCTTCCATTAAATAAGGAACTTTATATTTCTATATCGAAAAGAATTTATATAGATTCAAATAAGAGTATTGAAATACGTTTTCTAGATTCTTGTAAATTTATGGCATCTAGCTTAGAAAAGCTAGCGGGTTATTTATCTGATGAAGATTTCAATGCTGTTAAATCAACTTTTGTTAACGatagtgaatttaatttaatgaagCGTAAAGGTGTATTTCCTTATGACTATTTAGATTCTCCTGAACGATTAGAAGAAAACGCTTTACCacctatttccaatttttttaataagctAACTAATGAGGTTTGTAGTGAGGATGACTATACACACGCTAAAaatgtatggaatacatttaaaTGTAACAATTTAAAAGATTACTTATTACTTTATTTGAAAgttgatgttttgttattatgcgatgtgtttgaaaattttagaaaagtatgtaaaaaaatttataatttagatCCATGTCAATATTATACAGCACCTGGTTTGTCTTGGAGTGCAATGTTAAAAACAACTGGAATAGAACTAGAATTATTAACTGACTTTGAAAAgtataattttattgttgaGGGTATTAGAGGAGGGATTGTTCAATGTTCTAAACGATTTTCAGTTGCAAATAATATATATGTAAGTGATTATAATCCATGTCAAGATTcaaactttttaatttatttagatGTTAATAATTTATATGGTTATGCTATGTCACAGTATCtaccttacaaaaattttgaatgggttggaaatattgaaatgtttaatttgaaTGATATCAAAGAAGATTCGGAGATAGGATATATATTAGAGGTAGACTTAGAATATCCATCCTCATTACATGATTATCACAATGACCTACCATTTTGCgctgaaaataaaaaacttgGTTCTATGAGACAATCTAAATTAGTGTTGAAtttaaatgataaaaataattatatcaTACATtataaaactcttcaacagtgtATTAAACATGGattagttttaaaaaaaatacatagaaTTCTTCAGTTTAAACAAACGAATTGGTTGCAAAAGTATATTGATTTAAATAACTATCACAGAACTTTagctaaaaatttgtttgaacagaattttttcaaattattaaaTAATGCTGTTTATGGCAAGACGATGGAAAATGTTGATAAaagaaaatgtattaaaattgtAACTAACTGGGAGAGTAAAGGTAGAAAATTGGGTGCGAGGGCTCTTATAGCTAAACCTAATTTTCATAGTTCACTCAAAATATCTAACGATATGGTTgtaattcaaatgaaaaaatcgcatgttgaatataataaaccAATATATATTGGATTTACTGTTTTAGAACTATCGAAATGGAAAATGTATGATTTTCATTATaattatatgaaaataaagTTTAATCAATCAACTACTCTAAATTACATGGATACCGATTCATTTATTTatgatattaaaacaaaaaatttctatgatgaTATTCGAAGTGATAtcacaaaatattttgatacATCAGCGTATCcaattaataatatttataattttccgttagaaaacaaaaaagttctAGGAATGATGAAAGATGAATGTGGTGGAAAAATAATGAAGGAATTCATTGGTTTACGttcaaaaatgtattcaatTAAGATTGATAAAGTAGatgaagaaataaagaaaataaaaggtgTAAAACATTGTGTTACAGCAAAACTTTCAACCAacgattttaaaaaatgtctttttgAACAAATTAATTATTATGATTCTATGTATGTTTTTAGATCAAAAATTCATCAATTGTACACACAACATATACATAAattagttttaaattatttagatGATAAGAGATTTATAAGAGAAAATGGTGTTGACACCTATGCTTGGGGacactataaaataaaaaaataa
- the LOC131995971 gene encoding uncharacterized protein LOC131995971 isoform X1, with protein sequence MKSMDHNEKKEEKTVYCENCNLAIPKNQWKNHISTNTHIDKCVKWLDKDVSCFGSSFQNRIESYKIKNSEINNLIPENFFKSIQEKVINIIQKALQKHESIKYNCTLHCNYILMKEKAEDEISLFTHHTKMLVLSPSSTLEEILNHYIENCNEIIKKMSEFQERDSGWTLIEIKHLEININKYTCLRGSQYINLPPKIRNKKACINVQNNDVYCFKWAIISALNPLPKEKKPHKCSNYKVTDIKAHIITLENNIILNFENMEFPLTINKIRVFELQNPDISINVFGLEDAKIIGPYYFTEAEKSTHINLLLIEEDDKFHYIWIKNISRLLRSSITKNKNRIHFCNTCLTHVSSSSRLEKHKRECKKMVTTMPSDKDKILKFKNFKHKLDIPFSIYADFECILQPLEIQNSSKVKSVQKHIPFAYSYYIKCSFDSNLDKIKIYSGEDCTKHFFNSLVGEIVWIYNNYLSKVKPMNSLTSIQLQYQKEHPICHICEKSFLNTDVRVADHCHLTGEYRGPAHKNCNLEYQIANFVPVFFHNLSAYDSHLFVRELSSVVGDINILPLNKELYISISKRIYIDSNKSIEIRFLDSCKFMASSLEKLAGYLSDEDFNAVKSTFVNDSEFNLMKRKGVFPYDYLDSPERLEENALPPISNFFNKLTNEVCSEDDYTHAKNVWNTFKCNNLKDYLLLYLKVDVLLLCDVFENFRKVCKKIYNLDPCQYYTAPGLSWSAMLKTTGIELELLTDFEKYNFIVEGIRGGIVQCSKRFSVANNIYVSDYNPCQDSNFLIYLDVNNLYGYAMSQYLPYKNFEWVGNIEMFNLNDIKEDSEIGYILEVDLEYPSSLHDYHNDLPFCAENKKLGSMRQSKLVLNLNDKNNYIIHYKTLQQCIKHGLVLKKIHRILQFKQTNWLQKYIDLNNYHRTLAKNLFEQNFFKLLNNAVYGKTMENVDKRKCIKIVTNWESKGRKLGARALIAKPNFHSSLKISNDMVVIQMKKSHVEYNKPIYIGFTVLELSKWKMYDFHYNYMKIKFNQSTTLNYMDTDSFIYDIKTKNFYDDIRSDITKYFDTSAYPINNIYNFPLENKKVLGMMKDECGGKIMKEFIGLRSKMYSIKIDKVDEEIKKIKGVKHCVTAKLSTNDFKKCLFEQINYYDSMYVFRSKIHQLYTQHIHKLVLNYLDDKRFIRENGVDTYAWGHYKIKK encoded by the exons ATGAAGTCAATGGAccacaatgaaaaaaaagaggaaaaaacggtatactgtgaaaattgcaatttAGCTATTCCAAAAAATCAGTGGAAGAATCATATCAGCACTAACACACACATCGATAAGTGTGTAAAATGGTTAGATAAGGATGTGTCTTGCTTTGGATCTAGCTTTCAAAATCGAATAGaaagttataaaataaaaaatagtgagatcaataacttgatacccgaaaactttttcaaatcaaTTCAAGAAAAAGTAATCAATATAATTCAAAAGGCGTTGCAAAAGCATGAATCTATTAAATATAATTGTACACTACATTGTAattatattttgatgaaagagaAAGCGGAAGATGAAATTAGTTTATTTACACATCACACAAAAATGTTGGTACTATCTCCCTCAAGTACActggaagaaattttaaatcattatattgaaaattgtaatgaaataattaaaaaaatgagtgAATTCCAAGAACGAGATAGTGGATGGACTTTAATCGAAATAAAACATCTAGAGATCAACATCAACAAATATACATGTTTGAGAGGATCTCAATACATAAATCTTCCTCCCAAAATAAGGAATAAAAAGGCTTGCATCAATGTGCAAAACAATGATGTCTATTGTTTTAAATGGGCAATAATATCAGCATTAAATCCACTTCCAAAGGAAAAGAAACCACATAAATGTAGCAACTACAAAGTAACGGACATTAAGGCACACATTATAACATtggaaaataatataatattaaattttgaaaacatggaATTTCCCCTTACCATAAATAAAATCAGAGTCTTTGAGTTGCAGAATCCTGATATAAGTATAAATGTGTTCGGTTTAGAGGATGCTAAGATTATAGGTCCTTACTATTTTACAGAAGCTGAGAAATCAACTCACATCAATCTTCTCCTAATAGAAGAGGATGATAAATTTCATTACAtctggataaaaaatatatcaag attgTTGCGAAGTTCTAtaacaaagaataaaaatagGATTCATTTTTGTAACACCTGCTTAACTCATGTTTCTTCAAGTAGTAGACTAGAGAAACACAAACGTGAGTGTAAAAAGATGGTGACAACAATGCCATCAGATAAAGATAAAATActtaaatttaagaattttaaacataaattaGATATTCCATTCTCAATTTATGCTGATTTTGAGTGCATTCTTCAACCGTTAGAGATACAAAATTCAAGTAAAGTAAAATCAGTTCAAAAACATATTCCATTTGCATACAGTTATTATATCAAATGTTCATTTGATTCAAATTTAGACAAGATTAAAATTTATTCAGGTGAAGACtgtacaaaacatttttttaactcaTTAGTGGGAGAGATTGTATGGATTTATAACAATTATTTATCTAAAGTAAAACCAATGAATTCCTTAACATCAATTCAACTACAATACCaaaaggaacatccgatttgtCATATTTGTGAAAAGTCTTTTTTAAATACTGATGTTAGAGTAGCTGATCATTGTCATTTGACAGGTGAATACAGAGGACCTGCTcataaaaattgtaatttagagtatcaaatagcaaattttgttccAGTATTTTTTCATAATCTTTCAGCATATGATTCTCATTTGTTTGTTAGAGAACTCTCCTCTGTAGTTGGTGATATAAATATTCTTCCATTAAATAAGGAACTTTATATTTCTATATCGAAAAGAATTTATATAGATTCAAATAAGAGTATTGAAATACGTTTTCTAGATTCTTGTAAATTTATGGCATCTAGCTTAGAAAAGCTAGCGGGTTATTTATCTGATGAAGATTTCAATGCTGTTAAATCAACTTTTGTTAACGatagtgaatttaatttaatgaagCGTAAAGGTGTATTTCCTTATGACTATTTAGATTCTCCTGAACGATTAGAAGAAAACGCTTTACCacctatttccaatttttttaataagctAACTAATGAGGTTTGTAGTGAGGATGACTATACACACGCTAAAaatgtatggaatacatttaaaTGTAACAATTTAAAAGATTACTTATTACTTTATTTGAAAgttgatgttttgttattatgcgatgtgtttgaaaattttagaaaagtatgtaaaaaaatttataatttagatCCATGTCAATATTATACAGCACCTGGTTTGTCTTGGAGTGCAATGTTAAAAACAACTGGAATAGAACTAGAATTATTAACTGACTTTGAAAAgtataattttattgttgaGGGTATTAGAGGAGGGATTGTTCAATGTTCTAAACGATTTTCAGTTGCAAATAATATATATGTAAGTGATTATAATCCATGTCAAGATTcaaactttttaatttatttagatGTTAATAATTTATATGGTTATGCTATGTCACAGTATCtaccttacaaaaattttgaatgggttggaaatattgaaatgtttaatttgaaTGATATCAAAGAAGATTCGGAGATAGGATATATATTAGAGGTAGACTTAGAATATCCATCCTCATTACATGATTATCACAATGACCTACCATTTTGCgctgaaaataaaaaacttgGTTCTATGAGACAATCTAAATTAGTGTTGAAtttaaatgataaaaataattatatcaTACATtataaaactcttcaacagtgtATTAAACATGGattagttttaaaaaaaatacatagaaTTCTTCAGTTTAAACAAACGAATTGGTTGCAAAAGTATATTGATTTAAATAACTATCACAGAACTTTagctaaaaatttgtttgaacagaattttttcaaattattaaaTAATGCTGTTTATGGCAAGACGATGGAAAATGTTGATAAaagaaaatgtattaaaattgtAACTAACTGGGAGAGTAAAGGTAGAAAATTGGGTGCGAGGGCTCTTATAGCTAAACCTAATTTTCATAGTTCACTCAAAATATCTAACGATATGGTTgtaattcaaatgaaaaaatcgcatgttgaatataataaaccAATATATATTGGATTTACTGTTTTAGAACTATCGAAATGGAAAATGTATGATTTTCATTATaattatatgaaaataaagTTTAATCAATCAACTACTCTAAATTACATGGATACCGATTCATTTATTTatgatattaaaacaaaaaatttctatgatgaTATTCGAAGTGATAtcacaaaatattttgatacATCAGCGTATCcaattaataatatttataattttccgttagaaaacaaaaaagttctAGGAATGATGAAAGATGAATGTGGTGGAAAAATAATGAAGGAATTCATTGGTTTACGttcaaaaatgtattcaatTAAGATTGATAAAGTAGatgaagaaataaagaaaataaaaggtgTAAAACATTGTGTTACAGCAAAACTTTCAACCAacgattttaaaaaatgtctttttgAACAAATTAATTATTATGATTCTATGTATGTTTTTAGATCAAAAATTCATCAATTGTACACACAACATATACATAAattagttttaaattatttagatGATAAGAGATTTATAAGAGAAAATGGTGTTGACACCTATGCTTGGGGacactataaaataaaaaaataa
- the LOC131996105 gene encoding protein PFF0380w-like: MKRHNLLKEIVKTRAVLKEKLKNIKLNQIDRDNLLEDTFQPITKPLKDIIGKLDENKKESNQYSNKYNDKNIYDYNKQYEDDGKLDKNNKDDDDDDDSFISDIYNDDDDYMSSNGLQMRDITSSNDNERYNNQHSSTIFPNIVNSTHKEDNSEIEQMDIEKFSQKRKFSSDENNTNKRIRKNYNIPVDLKRKDYTLEKCGVNRNELREKLKRSNDNNLSLFDDNDNKRMKKSHLFSKRKCEFQLNTNKKRIKLTNNKIININKRKRPSQLNTDRKRLKLINNNQLNLNKRKGVSQLNLDRKRIKLNNDISSKLNKRKAVTQLNIDRKRIKLSSDNLSDINVKHLSVYSSLIGCYSSILNVFYQYLICPQA; encoded by the exons ATGAAGAGACACAATTTGTTGAAGGAAATTGTAAAAACACGAGCAGTATtgaaagaaaagttaaaaaacattAAACTTAATCAAATAGATAGGGATAATCTATTAGAAGATACATTTCAACCAATAACCAAACCTTTGAAGGATATTATAGGAAAACTAGATGAgaacaaaaaagaaagtaatcagtattctaataaatataatgataaaaatatttatgattaTAATAAACAATATGAAGACGATGGAAAACTTGATAAAAACAataaggatgatgatgatgatgatgatagctTTATATCAGACAtttataatgatgatgatgactataTGTCTAGCAATGGACTTCAAATGAGAGATATTACCTCAAGTAATGATAATGAAAGATATAATAATCAACATTCATCAACAATATTTCCGAATATAGTAAATTCTACACATAAAGAAGATAATTCAGAAATAGAACAGATGGatatagagaaattttcacaaaaacgaaaattttcatcagatgaaaataacactaataaaaggataagaaaaaattataatattccAGTTGATTTAAAGAGAAAAGATTATACACTAGAAAAATGTGGAGTGAATCGGAATGAGcttagagaaaaattaaaacgatCTAATGATAACAATCtcagtttatttgacgataacGATAATAAGCGGATGAAAAAATCACATCTATTTTCAAAACGAAAATgtgaatttcagttaaatactaataaaaaacgtataaaattaactaacaacaaaatcataaatataaataaacgaAAAAGACCCTCACAATTAAATACTGATAGAAAACGTTTAAAATTGATTAATAACAACCAATTAAACTTGAATAAACGGAAAGGTGTTTCACAATTAAATCTTGATAGAAAACgtataaaattgaataatgataTCTCATCAAAATTGAATAAACGAAAAGCTGTTACGCAATTAAATATTGATAGAAAGCGAATAAAATTGAGTAGTGATAATCTATCAGACATAAATGTGAAACACCTTTCCGTTTATTCAAGTTTAATTGGTTGTTATTCATCAATTTTAAACGTTTTCTATCAGTATTTAATT tgtCCCCAAGCATAG